A region from the Rhinoderma darwinii isolate aRhiDar2 chromosome 2, aRhiDar2.hap1, whole genome shotgun sequence genome encodes:
- the SMUG1 gene encoding single-strand selective monofunctional uracil DNA glycosylase gives MIVAQSQATGSTEKYAEENPANAFLQVELELNVRLGNLLFQDPVKYVYNPLLYAWDPHEKYVRTYCQSRKEVLFLGMNPGPFGMAQTGVPFGEVKHVRDWLQIDGKVYKPEAEHPKRPIRGFNCPNSEVSGARFWGFFKSLCGQPETFFKHCFVHNHCPLIFMNQSGKNLTPTDLPKSQRDLLLDICDEALCQVVKTLGVKMVIGVGRFSEQRARKALAGEGMEVTVKSIMHPSPRNPQANKGWDSVVRTQLQEIGVLPLLTD, from the exons ATGATTGTCGCCCAGTCCCAGGCTACTGGATCTACTGAGAAATATGCCGAGGAGAATCCTGCTAATGCCTTCCTACAAGTAGAATTAGAGTTGAACGTAAGGCTGGGAAATCTGCTTTTTCAGGATCCTGTAAAGTATGTGTACAACCCTTTATTGTACGCTTGGGACCCTCACGAGAAGTATGTTCGGACATACTGCCAATCAAGAAAGGAAGTGCTTTTCTTAGGAATGAACCCGGGACCATTCGGCATGGCTCAGACAGGG GTTCCATTTGGGGAAGTTAAGCATGTACGTGACTGGCTTCAGATTGACGGAAAGGTCTATAAACCCGAAGCGGAGCATCCAAAAAGACCTATACGTGGCTTTAATTGTCCCAACAGCGAGGTGAGTGGTGCtcgtttttgggggttttttaagTCCCTCTGTGGCCAACCTGAAACTTTCTTCAAACACTGCTTTGTGCACAACCACTGCCCTCTCATATTTATGAATCAATCTGGCAAAAATTTGACTCCGACGGACCTTCCTAAATCACAGAGGGACTTGCTCCTGGATATTTGTGATGAAGCCTTATGCCAAGTTGTCAAGACACTTGGGGTCAAAATGGTGATTGGGGTTGGTAGGTTTTCAGAGCAACGAGCAAGAAAAGCCTTGGCTGGAGAAGGGATGGAGGTGACGGTGAAAAGTATCATGCATCCATCCCCCAGGAACCCACAAGCCAACAAAGGATGGGACAGTGTGGTGAGGACACAGCTCCAGGAGATAGGAGTATTGCCTCTACTGACTGACTAA